A window from Populus trichocarpa isolate Nisqually-1 chromosome 3, P.trichocarpa_v4.1, whole genome shotgun sequence encodes these proteins:
- the LOC18096947 gene encoding uncharacterized protein LOC18096947 isoform X2 — translation MKKTKQRAITATSTIMVRDLRKLVAENRHLPIENLRLILRGNVLHDSRDEDDIRLNNGDSLIVAVKPKPPAKHLRDGFDDDDDDLKFQLPQSASRWKRRLYFFLHDKLKLPDILLMGLFSLSLKAWAVFILWFILAPVAHRWDLGPIYIIGTGFVIILLNLGRRQAGDLSAYSIFNEDFRELPGTLNADRLDRDIRAGQF, via the exons GTCCGTGATTTGAGGAAGTTGGTTGCTGAAAATAGGCACCTACCAATTGAGAATTTAAGGCTTATCTTGCGCGGGAATGTATTGCATGATAGTAGAGATGAGGATGATATACGGCTTAATAATGGAG ATTCCCTGATTGTCGCTGTCAAACCAAAGCCGCCAGCAAAACATCTCCGAGATGGAtttgacgatgatgatgatgatctg AAGTTTCAGCTGCCACAATCAGCAAGTCGGTGGAAGAGGAGGCTTTATTTCTTTCTGCATGATAAGTTAAAGCTCCCTG ATATCCTTTTGATGGGACTTTTCTCTCTCAGTCTGAAGGCATGggctgtttttattttatggttcaTTTTGGCACCTGTTGCCCACAGATGGGATCTGGGACCAATATAT ATAATCGGCACTGGCTTTGTTATCATCCTTCTGAATCTTGGGCGGAGGCAAGCTGGTGATCTCAG CGCGTATTCTATCTTCAATGAAGACTTTAGGGAGCTTCCTGGGACCCTTAACGCAGATCGCCTGGATAGAGACATTCGGGCCGGCCAGTTTTGA
- the LOC18096949 gene encoding protein phosphatase 2C 29 — protein MGSGLSTLFPCFKPPNNNQQDLIFTASEPLDETLGHSFCYVRSSNRFLSPTPSDRFVSPSHSLRFSPARPVPETGFKSISGASVSANTSTPRTVLQLDNIYDDAIDVINSSNDTGGFVTYSAGGARANNTGSIVNNVNGFESTASFSALPLQPVPRGGGGFFLSGPIERGALSGPLDPSTSGTTDGSGGRVHFSAPLGSIYVKNKKRRGKGMSGFKKAMYRNISEKSRPWVVPVLNFVNRRENSGTVEEMEGREEGDNVQWALGKAGEDRVHVVVSEEHGWLFVGIYDGFNGPDAPEFLMGNLYRAVFNELQGLFWEVVEEEPQETIHVEGIENKTDPLVEKSGASDVKDLIVKSECNLVSKADPLEEIYVKKDGDGLSCGMESNAVNQDRVKRVTFQPEETEGTASTRRRRLWEFLAEDDLEDGLDLSGSDRFAFSVDDAISVGNAGSAVSRRWLLLSKLKQGLSKHKERKLFPWKFGLEGKGKVEVEVESSSKVEERVLKRKWKAGPVDHDLVLGALSRALEATELAYLDMTDKVLDTNPELALMGSCLLAVLMRDEDVYVMNVGDSRAIVAQYEPQEVGSSVCENELSTEAIIETRLTALQLSTDHSTSIEEEVIRIKNEHPDDNQCIVNDRVKGRLKVTRAFGAGFLKRPKLNDALLEMFRNEYIGTAPYISCSPSLHHHQLCPRDQFLVLSSDGLYQYLTNQEVVFHVESFMEKFPDGDPAQHLIEELLSRAAKKAGMDFHELLDIPQGDRRKYHDDVTVMVISLEGRIWKSSGKYL, from the exons ATGGGAAGTGGACTCTCCACACTCTTCCCTTGCTTCAAACCGCCAAACAACAACCAACAGGACTTGATTTTCACTGCTTCTGAGCCGTTAGATGAAACCCTAGGCCACTCATTCTGTTACGTCCGATCTTCTAACCGCTTTCTCTCTCCTACTCCCTCCGATCGCTTTGTCTCTCCTTCCCACTCTCTCCGTTTCTCACCGGCCCGGCCCGTACCCGAAACCGGCTTCAAGTCCATTTCCGGTGCTTCCGTTTCTGCTAACACCTCCACTCCTAGAACCGTCCTCCAACTTGACAATATTTACGACGATGCCATTGATGTTATTAATTCTTCGAACGATACTGGCGGCTTTGTTACTTATTCTGCTGGAGGTGCAAGGGCTAATAATACTGGCAGTATTGTGAATAATGTGAATGGATTTGAGAGCACGGCGTCGTTTAGCGCGTTGCCGTTACAGCCAGTGCCACGTGGAGggggagggttttttttgtcgGGTCCGATTGAGAGAGGCGCATTGTCGGGTCCGCTTGACCCGAGTACGAGTGGAACAACCGATGGAAGTGGCGGGCGGGTGCATTTCTCGGCTCCACTTGGTAgcatttatgtaaaaaacaagaagaggagGGGGAAGGGCATGTCGGGGTTTAAGAAGGCTATGTATCGGAATATTTCGGAGAAGAGCCGGCCGTGGGTTGTTCCGGTGTTGAATTTCGTGAACCGGAGGGAGAATTCGGGGACTGTAGAGGAGATGGAGGGGAGAGAAGAAGGGGATAACGTGCAGTGGGCGTTAGGGAAGGCAGGAGAGGATAGGGTGCACGTGGTTGTATCGGAGGAACACGGATGGTTGTTTGTTGGGATTTATGATGGGTTTAACGGACCTGATGCGCCGGAGTTCTTGATGGGGAATCTATATAGAGCTGTTTTTAATGAACTTCAAGGTTTGTTTTGGGAGGTTGTTGAAGAGGAGCCTCAAGAGACTATTCATGTGGaaggaattgaaaataaaacagaCCCATTAGTGGAAAAGAGTGGTGCAAGTGACGTGAAGGATCTAATTGTCAAAAGTGAATGCAACTTGGTGTCAAAAGCGGATCCATTAGAggaaatttatgttaaaaaggaCGGCGACGGCTTATCTTGTGGAATGGAATCTAATGCGGTAAATCAGGATAGAGTGAAGAGGGTTACGTTTCAACCAGAGGAGACGGAGGGGACAGCTAGTACCCGGAGGAGGAGGTTATGGGAGTTCCTAGCGGAGGATGATCTGGAAGATGGGCTTGATCTTTCCGGGTCTGATAGATTTGCCTTTTCTGTTGATGATGCGATTAGTGTAGGTAATGCAGGGTCAGCTGTTAGCAGAAGGTGGTTACTGTTGTCAAAATTGAAACAAGGTTTGTCGAAACATAAGGAGAGGAAGTTGTTTCCGTGGAAGTTCGGATTGGAGGGAAAGGGgaaggtggaggtggaggtggagagTAGTAGTAAAGTAGAGGAAAGGGTTTTGAAGAGGAAATGGAAGGCGGGACCTGTTGACCATGATTTGGTTTTGGGGGCATTGTCAAGGGCGTTAGAGGCGACTGAATTAGCGTACTTGGACATGACAGATAAGGTGTTGGATACCAATCCGGAGTTGGCATTGATGGGCTCGTGTTTGCTGGCTGTGTTGATGAGGGATGAAGATGTGTATGTGATGAATGTGGGTGATAGCAGGGCAATTGTTGCCCAGTATGAGCCACAAGAAGTTGGTTCtagtgtgtgtgaaaatgaactGAGCACGGAGGCAATAATTGAAACGAGATTGACTGCATTGCAGCTATCTACTGATCACAGCACAAGCATTGAAGAA GAAGTAATTAGAATCAAGAATGAGCACCCAGATGATAACCAATGTATTGTGAATGACAGGGTGAAAGGTCGTTTGAAGGTTACCAGAGCCTTTGGGGCTGGATTTCTGAAAAGG CCCAAGTTGAATGATGCCTTGCTGGAAATGTTTCGAAATGAGTATATTGGCACCGCACCATACATATCCTGTTCACCttctcttcatcatcatcaactgTGTCCAAGAGATCAGTTTTTAGTCCTCTCATCTGATGGATTATATCAGTATCTGACAAATCAGGAAGTGGTTTTTCATGTTGAGAGTTTCATGGAGAAGTTTCCTGATGGAGACCCTGCACAGCACCTGATAGAGGAGCTTCTTTCTCGTGCAGCCAAGAAAGCTG GAATGGATTTCCATGAATTACTGGACATCCCGCAAGGGGATCGCCGAAAGTACCATGATGATGTTACCGTTATGGTAATATCACTTGAAGGAAGAATTTGGAAATCATCGGGGAAGTACCTTTAA
- the LOC18096950 gene encoding pentatricopeptide repeat-containing protein At5g46580, chloroplastic — translation MAASLSTALDVHFTIPKSDTKRPIFFTSPIRHNPTKKRLAISCNSSTSETSSSTKPPQNLSESPSPKNPSLSDQLKPLSATTLSTKDHKAQLLSKPKSTWVNPTRPKRSVLSLQRQKKSLYSYNPQIRELKLFAKKLNDCGSGEDEFESVLETIPYPPTRENALLILNSLRPWQKTHLFFNWIKTRNVFPIETIFYNVTMKSLRYGLQFDIIEELANEMVSNEIQLDNITYSTIITCAKKCSRFDKAVEWFERMYKTGLMPDEVTYSAILDVYAKLGKVEEVLSLYERGVASGWKPDPITFSVLAKMFGEAGDYDGIRYVLQEMKSLGVQPNLVVYNTLLEAMGKAGKPGLARSLFEEMVDSGLTPSEKTLTALAKIYGKARWAKDAMDLWERMRSNNWPMDFILYNTLLNMCADLGLVEEAEMLFEDMKRSEKCRPDSWTFTAMLNIYGSGGNADKSMELFEEMSKLGIGLNIMGCTCLVQCLGKARRIDDLVKVFNVAIDGGVKLDDRFCGCLLSVASLCDESEDVAKVLACLKQANPRLVALVRLIEEEETSFETLKEEFRAVVSGAVVETRRPFCNCLIDICRKRDLHGRAHELLYLGTLYGLYPDLHHKTVKEWSLDVRSLSVGAAHTALEEWMGTLTKFVQRNEELPELFSAHTGSGTHKFSQGLANSFDSHVKKLAAPFRQSEERAGHFVATREDLVTWVQSRIPSSVTARTAM, via the coding sequence ATGGCTGCCAGTCTTTCTACAGCTCTCGATGTCCATTTTACAATACCAAAATCAGATACAAAGAGACCCATTTTCTTCACTTCACCAATCAGGCATAACCCCACCAAGAAAAGACTCGCCATTTCTTGCAACTCTTCCACCTCAGAAACATCATCCTCTACAAAACCACCACAAAATCTCTCAGAATCACCCAGCCCCAAAAACCCTTCTTTATCTGACCAACTCAAGCCTCTCTCCGCAACCACTCTCTCCACCAAAGACCATAAAGCTCAACTCTTGTCAAAACCCAAGTCCACATGGGTCAACCCCACAAGACCAAAAAGGTCAGTGCTTTCACTTCAAAGGCAAAAGAAGTCTCTTTACTCTTACAATCCTCAAATTAGAGAGTTGAAACTCTTTGCGAAGAAGCTGAATGATTGTGGTTCTGGTGAGGATGAGTTTGAGTCTGTTCTTGAGACAATCCCATACCCACCAACTAGAGAAAATGCTCTCTTGATACTCAATAGCTTGAGGCCATGGCAAAAGACTCATCTTTTCTTCAACTGGATCAAGACCCGGAATGTATTTCCCATTGAAACCATATTCTACAATGTCACAATGAAGTCTTTGAGGTACGGGTTGCAGTTTGATATCATTGAGGAGCTTGCTAATGAGATGGTAAGCAATGAGATTCAGCTTGATAACATTACTTATTCAACTATTATTACTTGTGCTAAAAAATGCAGTAGGTTTGATAAGGCTGTGGAGTGGTTTGAAAGAATGTATAAAACTGGATTAATGCCTGATGAGGTCACATATTCTGCTATTTTAGATGTTTATGCTAAATTAGGCAAGGTTGAAGAGGTTTTAAGTTTGTATGAGAGAGGGGTAGCTAGTGGGTGGAAACCCGACCCTATAACATTCTCTGTATTGGCAAAGATGTTTGGTGAGGCTGGAGATTATGATGGCATTAGGTATGTTTTGCAAGAAATGAAGTCTCTTGGCGTGCAGCCTAATTTGGTTGTGTATAATACATTGTTGGAGGCAATGGGCAAGGCAGGGAAGCCTGGCTTGGCTAGAAGTTTATTTGAGGAGATGGTGGACTCAGGGCTAACCCCGAGTGAGAAAACACTAACTGCACTAGCTAAGATTTATGGTAAGGCTAGGTGGGCCAAGGATGCCATGGATTTATGGGAACGAATGAGGTCAAATAACTGGCCAATGGATTTCATTTTATACAATACGCTGTTGAACATGTGCGCAGATCTTGGCCTCGTTGAGGAGGCCGAGATGTTATTTGAGGATATGAAGAGATCAGAGAAATGTAGGCCAGATAGTTGGACTTTCACTGCAATGCTAAATATATATGGCAGTGGAGGGAATGCTGATAAATCAATGGAGTTGTTTGAAGAGATGTCTAAGTTGGGTATTGGGCTTAATATAATGGGTTGCACTTGTTTGGTTCAGTGCTTAGGGAAGGCAAGAAGAATTGATGATTTGGTTAAAGTTTTTAATGTTGCGATTGATGGAGGGGTTAAGCTGGATGATAGGTTTTGTGGGTGCCTGCTCTCTGTTGCATCGTTATGTGATGAGAGTGAGGATGTTGCTAAGGTCCTAGCTTGTTTGAAGCAAGCTAATCCAAGGTTGGTTGCCCTTGTGAGAttgattgaagaagaagaaactagcTTTGAGACCCTAAAAGAGGAGTTTAGGGCTGTTGTCAGCGGCGCCGTGGTGGAAACAAGAAGACCCTTTTGTAATTGCTTAATAGATATATGTAGGAAGAGAGATCTTCATGGGAGAGCACATGAGCTGCTCTATCTGGGAACCCTTTACGGATTATACCCAGATTTACACCACAAGACTGTAAAGGAGTGGAGTTTGGATGTGCGCTCACTGTCTGTGGGTGCAGCTCACACTGCACTTGAAGAGTGGATGGGGACCTTGACCAAATTCGTGCAGCGCAATGAGGAATTGCCAGAGTTATTTTCAGCTCACACGGGTTCAGGAACTCACAAGTTCTCACAAGGCTTAGCCAATTCCTTTGATTCCCATGTGAAGAAACTTGCAGCACCTTTTAGGCAGAGTGAAGAGAGAGCTGGTCATTTCGTGGCCACACGGGAGGATTTAGTAACTTGGGTGCAATCAAGGATTCCGTCTTCGGTTACAGCACGAACCGCAATGTAA